The following are encoded together in the Leuconostoc mesenteroides subsp. mesenteroides ATCC 8293 genome:
- a CDS encoding isoprenyl transferase translates to MALFKTKENTVYDTTQLKIPEHIAIIMDGNGRWAKKRLMPRAAGHKAGMNTVKRIASAASDMGVKVLTLYVFSTENWSRPNDEVNFLMQLPIAFFNDFVPDLIKNNIRVSVTGNVDALPAATQDAVNRAIEETASGTGMVLNFAMNYGGQIEIVDATKKIAEEVAKGHLSPDDINSEVFAAALQTAHLGDLATPDLMIRTSGELRLSNFLPYQAAYAELYFTDVLWPDYSSDDLMTAIQSYTKRDRRFGGLNDESEKQA, encoded by the coding sequence TTGGCGCTTTTTAAAACAAAAGAGAACACCGTTTACGATACTACGCAACTTAAAATTCCAGAGCATATTGCAATTATCATGGATGGTAATGGTCGATGGGCAAAGAAACGCTTAATGCCAAGAGCTGCGGGACACAAGGCTGGCATGAATACAGTAAAGCGCATTGCGTCTGCAGCAAGTGATATGGGCGTTAAAGTCCTGACACTATATGTATTTTCTACGGAAAATTGGTCACGTCCCAATGATGAGGTCAACTTTCTAATGCAGCTGCCAATCGCTTTTTTTAATGATTTCGTACCTGATTTGATTAAAAATAACATTCGAGTTTCTGTTACTGGAAATGTTGATGCGTTACCAGCAGCGACTCAAGATGCTGTTAATAGAGCAATTGAAGAGACTGCCAGTGGTACCGGCATGGTTTTAAACTTTGCAATGAATTATGGCGGACAAATTGAAATTGTTGATGCTACAAAAAAAATAGCCGAAGAAGTAGCCAAGGGCCATTTGTCACCGGATGATATTAATTCGGAAGTTTTCGCTGCCGCCTTACAGACAGCACACTTGGGAGACTTGGCCACACCAGACTTGATGATTCGAACCTCTGGTGAATTGCGCTTGAGTAATTTTTTGCCATACCAAGCCGCTTACGCAGAATTATATTTTACTGATGTTCTATGGCCTGACTATTCTTCGGATGATCTAATGACAGCCATACAATCTTATACAAAACGAGATCGACGATTTGGCGGTCTCAATGATGAAAGTGAGAAACAAGCTTAA
- the glmS gene encoding glutamine--fructose-6-phosphate transaminase (isomerizing), with protein MCGIVGFTSFNQVLPTLLKGLEKLEYRGYDSAGVYVNDGDQGDYLVKETGRVADLERATENKNIKGTSGIAHTRWATHGGVSVENAHPHASEDGRFYLAHNGVIENYDELRDTYLQGVKLHSQTDTEVAVQLIDKFAKEENLSAVDAFKKMIALLDGNSAYAFLLMDRQEPGIMYTAKKKSPLLIGVSDQGNVVTSDAAAMLDITHDFIELMDDEVAIVEKDKVTLFNAQGEPITRLPFHLDIDAAETDKGVYPYYMLKEVDEQAIVTRTLSQYYFDDENNIQNIDANIIDAMKAADRLYIVAAGTSYHAGLVGKRYFEQWAKIPTEVHISSEFAYDQPMLSQKPFFIFLSQSGETADSREVLDNITKQGYPTLTIANVMNSTLTREADFALPLLAGPEIAVASTKAYTAQISVEAILAHAIGHSGLNLKLELAKVAVEMQVIIDQKEDFKAIAESALSGQRSAFYIGRGLDAAVAVEAALKLKEISYVQTEGFAAGELKHGTISLIEEGTPVFALLTQAKTAGLVRGEIAQVAARGANTIVIATKELAKTGDAYILPEVNELLMPLLEVIPAQLIAYYATLDRGLDVDRPRNLAKSVTVQ; from the coding sequence ATGTGTGGAATTGTTGGATTTACTAGTTTTAATCAAGTGTTACCAACTTTGTTAAAAGGTCTAGAAAAGCTAGAATATCGTGGTTATGATTCAGCTGGCGTGTATGTAAATGATGGTGACCAAGGAGACTATTTGGTCAAGGAAACAGGCCGTGTAGCTGATTTGGAACGTGCTACGGAAAATAAGAATATCAAGGGTACTTCGGGTATTGCTCATACGCGTTGGGCAACTCACGGTGGTGTATCTGTTGAAAATGCGCATCCCCATGCTTCAGAAGATGGACGTTTCTACTTAGCACACAATGGTGTGATTGAAAATTACGATGAATTACGTGATACATATTTGCAAGGTGTAAAACTACATTCTCAGACAGATACAGAAGTTGCTGTCCAATTGATAGATAAGTTTGCAAAAGAAGAGAACTTGTCAGCAGTCGACGCTTTTAAGAAAATGATTGCTTTACTAGACGGCAATTCAGCATACGCATTCTTGTTGATGGATCGTCAAGAACCCGGGATTATGTATACTGCTAAAAAGAAAAGTCCTTTACTGATTGGTGTTTCAGATCAGGGAAATGTGGTGACCTCTGACGCTGCTGCTATGTTAGATATAACCCATGACTTTATCGAATTGATGGATGATGAAGTAGCGATTGTTGAGAAAGATAAAGTGACATTATTCAATGCGCAAGGAGAACCAATTACCCGGTTACCATTCCACCTCGATATTGATGCTGCAGAAACAGATAAAGGTGTTTATCCATACTACATGCTTAAAGAAGTGGATGAGCAAGCAATTGTTACTCGCACGCTTTCTCAATATTATTTTGATGACGAGAATAATATTCAAAATATCGATGCCAACATTATTGATGCGATGAAAGCGGCTGATCGCTTATATATTGTTGCTGCAGGAACATCGTATCATGCCGGATTAGTTGGCAAACGGTATTTTGAACAATGGGCTAAGATTCCGACTGAAGTCCATATTTCTTCAGAATTTGCTTATGATCAACCAATGCTCAGTCAAAAACCATTCTTTATTTTCTTGAGCCAATCAGGTGAAACGGCTGACTCTCGTGAAGTTTTGGATAATATTACGAAACAGGGCTATCCAACCTTGACTATTGCTAATGTTATGAATTCAACATTAACACGAGAAGCTGACTTCGCATTACCTCTACTCGCCGGACCGGAAATAGCGGTTGCTTCTACCAAGGCATACACGGCTCAAATAAGTGTTGAAGCTATTTTAGCCCACGCTATTGGTCATTCAGGATTGAATTTGAAGCTTGAATTGGCGAAAGTAGCTGTTGAAATGCAAGTGATCATTGATCAAAAAGAAGATTTTAAAGCAATAGCAGAAAGTGCATTATCTGGACAGCGCTCAGCATTTTATATCGGACGTGGCCTAGACGCTGCCGTAGCTGTTGAGGCGGCACTCAAGTTAAAAGAAATCTCCTACGTGCAAACGGAAGGGTTTGCTGCTGGAGAACTAAAGCACGGTACGATCTCACTTATTGAAGAAGGAACACCAGTTTTTGCACTCCTTACACAAGCGAAGACAGCTGGATTAGTTCGAGGTGAAATTGCACAAGTTGCCGCACGTGGTGCTAATACAATTGTCATAGCAACCAAAGAACTGGCTAAAACTGGCGACGCCTATATTTTGCCAGAAGTCAATGAACTACTGATGCCATTATTGGAAGTGATTCCAGCTCAATTAATTGCCTATTACGCAACTCTAGATAGAGGGTTGGATGTTGATCGACCTCGAAACTTGGCAAAGAGTGTAACAGTTCAATAA
- the ade gene encoding adenine deaminase produces the protein MTKLVTWHIKNAKILDVFNLKFDDTELWINDNQILYRGKRSDLTAENTFDAGGGYIVPGLIDSHLHIESSLLTPSEFGKLVIPHGITRIFADPHEIASVAGVSGIQYMLEDAKQTPLNIHYMLPSSVPATPFEHAGATLHADALKPFYSVPEVNGLAEVMDFPAVANLDPDMLQKIKDAEDAGRHVDGHAAGLTPEQLAVYRNVGIDTDHESENAKEALERLNAGFSIFVREGTVERDEKAILPAITMANQSHFSFATDDKTANDIQSEGSIDYSVKLAIENGMDPAIAFTIATYNAAQAHKLQNIGALTDGFVADLAVFDDLAHLETPKVMIGGHWYKDNQSIVTPLANQSLNFSLTKSDIALPLQSDKPAHIINITPHHITTEHTVEEVPVEQGLFVANETFAKIVVAERYHNLGHGVGIIKGFNMRDGAIASTIAHDSHNVIIAGVNDDDMILAADTLHEIGGGQVVVNHGKITTLPLPIGGLMSDQPFENVIKTNQQLLQAFSEISDVPFDPFLTLSFMALPVIPSLKITDQGLFDFEKFDFITVQD, from the coding sequence GTGACAAAACTCGTTACATGGCACATCAAAAATGCCAAAATTCTAGATGTATTTAATTTAAAATTTGACGATACAGAATTATGGATTAACGATAATCAAATTTTATACCGCGGAAAGCGAAGTGACTTAACAGCTGAAAATACCTTTGATGCTGGTGGCGGATATATTGTGCCTGGGTTGATAGATTCCCATTTACACATTGAAAGCTCATTACTCACGCCCAGTGAATTCGGAAAACTGGTTATACCACATGGAATCACTCGAATATTTGCAGATCCCCATGAAATTGCCAGCGTAGCTGGTGTGTCTGGCATCCAATATATGTTGGAAGATGCTAAACAAACACCGCTAAACATTCATTACATGTTACCTTCTTCAGTACCCGCTACACCTTTTGAACATGCTGGAGCGACGCTTCACGCTGATGCTTTAAAGCCATTCTATAGCGTGCCGGAAGTCAACGGTTTAGCAGAAGTTATGGATTTTCCTGCTGTAGCAAATCTTGATCCCGATATGTTACAAAAAATTAAAGATGCTGAAGATGCTGGTCGACATGTTGACGGGCATGCTGCCGGTTTAACTCCGGAGCAACTTGCAGTTTATCGAAATGTTGGCATTGACACTGATCACGAAAGTGAGAATGCAAAAGAAGCATTAGAACGCTTAAATGCTGGTTTCTCCATATTTGTTCGCGAAGGCACGGTTGAGCGTGATGAAAAAGCAATACTACCTGCAATTACAATGGCCAATCAATCACACTTTTCTTTTGCCACAGATGACAAAACAGCTAACGACATCCAAAGTGAAGGTTCCATTGATTATAGCGTGAAACTTGCCATTGAAAATGGTATGGATCCAGCAATTGCTTTTACGATAGCAACGTATAATGCCGCTCAAGCGCATAAGTTACAAAATATCGGCGCATTGACAGATGGATTTGTGGCCGATCTAGCAGTATTCGATGATTTAGCACATTTGGAGACACCAAAAGTCATGATTGGTGGTCATTGGTATAAAGACAATCAATCAATTGTCACACCGTTAGCCAACCAATCATTAAACTTCTCATTAACCAAATCCGATATCGCCTTACCTCTCCAATCTGATAAACCAGCACATATTATCAATATCACACCTCACCACATCACCACCGAGCACACTGTGGAAGAAGTTCCTGTTGAGCAAGGGCTGTTCGTTGCAAACGAAACTTTCGCTAAAATTGTAGTCGCAGAACGTTATCACAATCTTGGCCATGGTGTCGGTATCATCAAAGGATTTAACATGCGCGATGGTGCGATTGCTTCAACTATTGCTCATGATTCCCATAACGTGATTATAGCAGGCGTAAACGACGACGACATGATTTTAGCAGCAGATACGCTGCATGAAATCGGCGGTGGCCAAGTTGTCGTTAACCATGGTAAAATTACGACCCTACCACTCCCAATTGGCGGTTTAATGTCAGATCAACCATTTGAAAATGTCATCAAAACTAACCAGCAATTACTACAAGCTTTCTCAGAAATCAGTGACGTGCCATTTGATCCATTTTTAACTTTATCGTTCATGGCATTACCGGTCATTCCAAGTTTAAAGATTACCGATCAAGGCCTATTCGATTTCGAAAAATTTGATTTCATAACAGTACAGGATTAA